Below is a genomic region from Macadamia integrifolia cultivar HAES 741 unplaced genomic scaffold, SCU_Mint_v3 scaffold1971, whole genome shotgun sequence.
CTCGCTGCCATAAGCACCATCATTGTATGGCATGGCAGCACTGCTTCCCTCATATTCGTAGTGACCTTGTGATTGCCTCATTGTGGACTCAGCATAGCGAGGATGAAGCTCCTCctaagaaaattagaaaatatatctTATCGGAACATTAATGAGAAACAATAATGACTGTTCAAAACGCATTTAAGTATCTAACCGAAGCAGAATGAGGCCGCTTAGAGCCAGAAATAGAAGGGTAATCACGACTATGACTGTCACGATAGGTCGAAGGCCGCTCCATTGGTCTTCCATAGCTCTCTTCAGCATAAAAAGGGGGAGGTCTACGAGAAGCACCACGAGTGGTGCTTCTAGGAGGACTGTCTGGGTATCCTGATCCACGATAAGGGTAAGCATCTCTATAGGATGGGTGCTTCCCAGGATGAGCACTAGTGTAATCAGATGATCTAGGAAAAGGTTCATCATGTCTCACATAGTCCCTCCTTGAGCTGATCTTTCCATAAGCAGGACctgattgaaagaaaataaatttaccaCATAAGGcatgggagaaaaaaattacattaacACTCATAGTCAATATCAGGAATTACATACCGGGAGACATCCGATCATAGGACCTTCTTGAAGAAGACACCCTCCTATCCCCGACTCTATCGGGAATGACATCCACAGGTGGATATCTGTCCCTGGGACCAAGCATCTGCTTATAACCACCACCATATGAGCTACGGCTTTGAGTGACTCGTTCACTGCGCCCTGCATACCCCCAGGAATCTGTATGGGACATACTGGACCTCAAGGGAGCCTTGCCACCCCAACTATCACTATGTCCAACTAAATAACCCCCTCTGGCATGTTTCACTGACTTGCCTCTTTGGCGTGGTCTTGATAGCCTTGCCCTAACCTTTACCTGTAATCCATGAAACCATGTGAATAGCAAGTTAATTTCATCAATAAACTTTTGCAAACAACCATCCAACAACATATATGTAGGCTAGTAACCAACCTTTTTATCACCATCACCAAGCTCAATATTATTAATACCTTCAACACAAGCCACTGCAGAATCGTGTGTCTCAAATGTTATAAATCcaaaatctgttcttctagcaGCTGGCATATACCTAGCAAGTTCAACCttttcaatcttcccatacttTCTGAGATGCTCTTCTACCTGGTCCTCATCCCAAGCAGCAGGTAGACCATCAATGAATATTGTCTTAACCtgtaacaacaacaaccatactATTCATAAAACATTAAAGAACTCTATGCACTCAAATTCACATTTTCTGGGTGAACAAGTATAAGCACAGTAGCACACTACTCTGGAACTTTGTCACATCCACATCTGGATAATGTAATGTGCAACCtgtaacaacaacaatcatactATTCATAAAACATTAAAGAACTCTATGCACTCAAATTCACATTTTCTGGGTGAACAAGTATAAGCACAGTAGCACACTACTATGGAACTATGTCACATCCACATCTGGATAATGAAATGTGCTATTGTTGTTGTCATTTGAAAGCTAAGGTTATaaatccatgaaaaaaaaaaagggatgacTACTTGGACACCCCCTGTACTTTGGCCAGGTTGCTTGACAACCCAAACTATTGAACATATTACTTGAAGCCCCATGAAATCTGACTGTGTTAGTCTGTTTTTAATGGTTGAAATtgaaaagaccattttacccttatgagttATTATACTGAAATTGGTAAAGGCTTTGATGAATCAAAGTTCATATTTAGGGAAAGGAGAGtgagggtggtcgtagatcaggcAGGTTGTAAATCAGCATCCTAATGCGCAACGGTGGTCAAATAGATTTAATTAGTCGGTGACGGGATTCCCCTTTCACCCATCCTCCAAATCCCTAAACTGAAAACCAGACTAAGACCAATCCCTAAGCTGCTCAAAGGTCTCATCCTCGCTCCAGAATCACATCTCACAGCCATTGTTCCTACTATTCTTAGTACAAGATTGCTTCAATATCCAAAATCCAGCTGGGTCAGAAAATTTTAATTCCAAAACCACCCAAAATTCACGTTATGGGAAACTCACCCAAAATTCACATTATGGGAAACTCATCATTCTTAATCGAACTTTATAAGCAATTCCAACCTACAGACAGAAATACACTAGGTAAAAACAACAACGAGTTGAATTTAACAAAACCCACAACTCATATCCCTTCGCTTGCTGCCAGACCCCTTTCTGCTTGAACATcagaaaaacccaaaaccatccCCACCTATCCAAATAgctaaaaacattaaaaaaattctaagaaaaataCACTCCAAAGCACAAGCCATGATAATAAAGCTCAAGGTTCTTTCTTACCTTTTACCTAGAAATCACTCATCGATAAAATCACCCATCTCGCTACTATGAACCTCCGTTTTCTTTTAACATCAATGAAGGGGGTGGTTACGTGtgagggtgggggtggggggtagggggtgggggtgggggttgttACGTGTGAGTGGGGGTGGTGGACTTGATTGTGGTGTAAAACCTTAAATCTGAATATGCATAATTTCTGATATGGTTTTGTGAAAGAATTGATTTGGAAAATGGGTGAAAGGGGAATCCCTTTACCCACTAAGTAAATCGATTTGGGTTTTCTAAGGTTAATACATTTAAAGGGTAAGTTGGTCATTTTAACTTCACCAGTTTCAGTAGAATAACTCATAAGGATAAAATAGTTTTTTCTATTTCAACCACTAACAACAGACTAACACTGCCAGGTTTCATGGGGCTTCAAGTAATATGTTTAATAGTTTGGGGTGTCAAGCAACTTGGACAAAGTACAGAAGGTGTCCAAGTAAttatccctaaaaaaaaaaaaaattgaatataaaaataTCACCAACATTGAATTGAGCAGCATTGTACTGATAAGTTTAATTGAGCAGGTGCATATAAATAAACatagaaaaggagaaaagaacgcTACCCGGTCGTATGCTCCTGCACCCAGACAAAGTGGTGCCGAAATGACCAACCTGCCCCCCCTGTTGGATGCCTGGACATGGGCTCTCAttacccacccccccccaaacgCTGGCGCAGGGGCTACGTAACCAGGTAGAGTTCTCTCCCCccatagaaaaatataaaatcataaaatgaagAATACTCCACAGCATTCACACTTAAGTTTTCACTTCCACTATCATGGCTAGGCGTGCAAGCAACAATTAATgtatttaacataaaaaaagGCACCCCACTTCCTCTACAAGGAAAATAATCCCCCAAGGTTGAATAGTCatttcttatttgtttattatttttgtgattGCATAGATGAAGGATCTGGAAAAGGATTCTTGGAGGTCTGCACGTATACGGACTTAAGCATTTTATAGCTTAGACACTTGGATTCCATTGTGAACCCTTCTTCCAGTGGAGGTCATGGGTAGCTATTGATGTGGTGGATGCCTTGGCCAAACATGGGGTGATAAGACTGAGGATCTGTTACGGACATAGTTTTCTTCTGTGAGATCTATTGATGTcaacttttctctctttttcttttggagggTAACTTAAATATAAAAAGACGAATAAGAGGTACAACTCTAGCAGGCAGGCCAAATGGCAAcctaaacacaaaaaataaataaataaataaaacagaatacaagtaaaaaaaaaaaactacatatacactttttcttttaattctgtATCATTAAATGTGGTATTCCATCAATTTTCTACAGGCCTACTTTTGAAGGTCAGTAATTTGTCCATTAGTTTGATTTCCATACTGTTTGAAAGCTTATTCAGTTACTTTCCGAAGAGATCAgatcttaaaattcaaatttgtttcACAAAGCAATTCTATTCCAGGAATTATAATTTGTAATTTAACTGTGTAAGTAGAAATATCTGACAACAGAAGAATTAGTCAACAAATAATCTACGTACCTGTGACATAATTTCATCATCTGGTTCAATAGAAGTGTCTGCAAAGGAAACTTTAGCAGTCCGATCTGTACCAAACACAACGTCCCTCCTCTGCAAGAGCTTGCATGCATCCAGGGCAACTGCCCTAGAAGGGAAATCAAGAAAAGCGAATCCTCGATTCATTCCTTCATTTCTAGTGTCTTTCACTAATGTCAAATCCTCAAAGTTATCAACACCATATTGTGCAAGCTTTTCCTTCAGCTGTAAAAGAGACAAAGAGATCCAGACATAAAGTAAAACATACAGCAGAAGTTTGGGTAGGTAAGGCGGGGTAGAACCCATTATATACAGGTTAGCTTCGGCGATGGTCCTCATTAAAACATTTCCTCATACTTACAGCTTCTTTTGTCCATGTCCTGCATATGTTGCCAACAAACAGAGTATCATTATCCTGACTTGGAGCTACTCCGCACTGCTTTCCACTGATCTGAAAATCACAAATCATAATCTTAATTTAAAACCTCAAGAGACCAAAATAACTtcagaaagaggaaaaagaaaagagaaaaccaaCAGAATGCAGTCAATACCGTTGGATGCTTAAGTTCATTGATTGCCCGTCGAGCCTGCTCAACAGTTGCAAAACGTAGGAAAGCAAAGCCCTTGTTCTTATGAGTCATTGGGTTCTTCATAAGTCTTACTTCTGTGACCTCACCAACCTGGCTGAAAACCTTCATTAGATCCTCTTCAGTAGCATCTCGGTCCAACCCTCCAATAAAAATCTCGAATTCCTTCCTCTTGCGCCGCTCCTGCTTCTCCTTGGCCACATCATGGtgcacttcctcttcttccagACCAACCTCCTCAGCGCGTtcatccccctccccctccccttccaTCAAATCTTCCATCATGCAATCTCCATCATTTCTCTCCTCATAGCGTTCTTTCTCACCTTCCATCCCCATATGCGCCCCAACAAAATCCTCCGCTTCAGAATTGGGGTAATTGTCTTCAAGCTCCAACCTTTCGGATCTATCAACCTCGTGATAACCAATGGAAAcatccttctcctccttttccTCGTTTTCCTCTGGTACAACAAAATATGAACAAAAAGACCCAAATCTCTCCGTGATTCTTTCTATGGTTTTTCTAAAATAAGTTCAACAATCTGAAACAAATTCTACAATTTCAATGTCTTTTCTCCTAAACTCCTCCGGAGTTCCATTTACTCCTCCTTTACTCACAGTTCGTactagggttttaggatttcAGAACAAGAACCCGTTTAATctcaagaagaaaagagaagagtaCCTTTCGGAGTTGGAGAGGACTCTCGGTGTTCTTCGTAATTTGAACTGACAGTGCTCTTGTTGGCGTTGTATTGAAGGGATTCAGCTTCTTTTGGTTCTTCTTTTGTCTCAACTGGGGTTTTCACCggtgtcttcttcttcagtgCTGCTGCTGTGGACGGTCTCCTCACTGCACGCGGCGGCATCGTTAATGGAACAAAGGGAACAAACAGTAACGATAAAAAGCAAGAACTGCAAACACAAGAGAAGAATTGAATTGAAGAAAGCAAGAAGAACCCAACAACTTCACTTCACCTCTACGTGTTGAACGTTTAATCTGAACCTTTTATTGACTTGACTTGACTTGGGTTTGGTACTGTTCTTTCTTTAAATTGACTAACGTTGACTCTGATGAGTGAATCTAACGCCGTTCGTATAACTGCAGTGTGGTCTGCTTCAGATGCTTCATCAATGGTGACAGATTAAAGTCACAGTGATGTAATCAGGTCACATTAGGAACATTaggggggcgtttggttcgatttaTCCATTGGACCAGATCCCAGGGAATCAGTTTCCCATTAAATTTAAAccgtttggttcatttttgtgaaaaatcgATTCGGAGTCGTGgtggccagtagaatcagggATTTCAACTAAAATCCATGATTCATCCGAATCaacctcaataggttaatccGGAATCGAGTCAGGATTTATTGGGTTCGTATAAAAGACATGGATTCAACTGGAGTTCATTTCCACGGTTTCCTGCGATTCTCAGACTGTGAAGTCCGACCGAGGTTCTCCCTGAAACAAAGCGACGGGTGAAGCAACAGGTAAATCGTGAtaatggtcttcttcttcttcttcttcttcttcttcttcttcttcttcttcttcttcttcttcttcttcttcttcttcttcttcttcctttgcttcctctgctttctcgtcttcgtcttcttccgctcatcttcttcttcttcctcgtcttcttcttcttcttcttcctcttcctcttcgtcttcgtcttcgtcttcgtcttcgtcttcgtcttcgttttcttcttcttcttcttcttcttatttttcttctttcttccttccctttttcttcttcttttattgtgtttagggtttctcataTTTACCCTCTGTCCATGACAGATGCTCGCATCTGAGAAGAACACCTAAAATcgagttgattgaaggtgagatttcccctcttctatgtattcttctttgtattcttgggctacatttgtgttttattaagattattgaagttcggtttctatttttcaggttgtaaacttcatatctagggtttaccctatttccaaatcagacgatcgactccaaggtttgaagaactagaatcgaagcttgatttaaggttagatttcgattcttatatgatttttttgttcttcgTATGCGTGTTCTTAATATTATGGAAATTcggtttccattttttgttcttcttcttcttcttcttcttctttttcttcttctatggtgaAACAGCCAATGATGATTCATCAGTTTCTTCGTCCATGCTTGTTCTTGATCCTGATCTCTTTGTATGTTTTATGCTCTTCATTTCTGTCTCTTGAGAAGCCTCTTTGAAGGATCAGATATTCTTTAATGGATGATAAGTTAAAGTCTAGCATGCTTGAATTAAGTGTTTAAATGCTTAATGTTTGTGTAAATAAGGATGCGATGGTGCCGATGGTTGGTTAAATTGTCATGCTGGTTCCTGTAATTATCATTGCTACTTCAGTATGACATAAACCTTAATGTTTTATTACCATGTCTTTGAATCATCATCAGCTACTGTTTCAGATCTCCCAATCTTTAGATACTTGCCTTCTTCATATCCTCTTATTTGGTTGGCAGAACATTTATAATAAGATGGATGCCCAGTGGGGTATTCTGAATACTCCCCGAAAAATCCTTCATTCTTTTGAATTGTTTTTTGAACTTGTTATTATCATATTCCTATTGGAGGAGTTGTCAGAATGTAATCTATTGAAGCCTTCCAAACTTATGAATGCTATCTTATCCTCTTCAGTCTGTTTATTCTGGCACTACAACCTTGAGAGAGCCTCAAATGCTATCCCTTAAGCTGGTGTGTGGATAACTTTGCACATACTAAAAGACCAGATATCTTCTGCTGACTCCTCAATGGAATTGCATAAGTTTTCCCCTAATTTCAACGTACTCTGTTTGCTTCAGTGCTCAAATTTATCGTACAGTAATATGTCATTATTTCAAGAGTTTGCAATCATGAACCCAAGCTTTGAGAAGGTACCATATGGGCGAATGCTTTTGTTGTTCTTACAGAAAGTTGCAGAGTatcttttatcatttatttgTTATGAAAAGGAGAGATTATGCTCCTCAAGCCATGAGCTTTAGGACTTATTTTGGAGCTATGCTTTTAAAGAGTGGGTGATAAACTCTGGTTTCAGCCCTTTCCCTCAGGAATTCCTGCTGATAGGATGGTATTTGTGGCATTTTTTGCACTGATTTTCTCTCATGGGGGCACTTCATGCTTTAACTATTATTAACTTGCGTAAGAAGCTAAAGTTTCAAGAAGTAAGTCTCTTCATGTTTCATGTAGTTCCTGGACAGTTGGATAATAGTGCCTCCACTGATTCATACTGAAACAAAAACAGAGTGAAGGGAAAATAAtcagaattttcttttctttgaatctTCCAAGTTAGATTACTATGTCTGACAATAATAGATAAATCCTGAAGGTAGAAGTGTCAATATGATTTTATTTGTCTGCTCCTATTACTATGAttctatttgtttatttctagTAATATGAATCCCATGAATTTTGGTTGCATGTTCTGTTTTTTGGGTCATGTAGACAGATGAATATCTGACATGGTATGTTATGGAAGCAGAAAAAAAGGTTGAATCTCACAACCTTCCCGTGGGTACTCAGTaacaatttgttttttctttgccaTTGCTACTTTTTACCCCATTACATGAGCTCTTGATGTCTGTTACGATTTAGGAAGAGTCCCCTATCTTCTGTCATGTGTGAATCTTTTAATTGTTTGTTCTACATCAAACATGAATTGCATTTGAAAACTTGATTTCCAAATTTGTATAGTGATTCCAAGATAGGTGAGTAGAAGACAATATGAGTACCATTTCCAAATTTGTATAgcaccaatttattattttttcaatttgaatgtagatttactttacaatggagtttgatgaaGGCTACAGGAGGCGAAGGAAAATCATTATCTTTGCAGCGACTGCTGTTGTTATAGCAGTCGAtcagtatataaaaaaatatctgaagAAAGAGCCATACCATTGTGAACCCCTGCGTGGTATTACTGAAACAGAGAGAATTATCAGTCACACTGATAAAACATGTCGAGAACAAATAAGGTTAAGCAATAGGGCTTTTTTTAGTTTAAGTCATTTGATTAGGGAGAAGGGTCTACTGAGGGATAGTAGATCTGTGCAAGTGAATGAACAACTAGTTATGTTTCTACATACAGTAGGACACAATGTTAAAAATCGCGTCATTGCACACAAGTTTGGACATTCTGGTGAGACTGTCAGTAGGTACTTTAACATTGTATTGGGagcaatcattaaattgtacCCGATACTATTGAAACCTCCAAGTGTCGCAGTGCATCATCGGAtaacaaataatgaaggaagattttacccttatttcaagGACTGCATCGGAGCCATAGATGGGTCCCATATCCCTGCGTGGGTGCATTTAAGCGACCATCCGAGGTTCCGTGATAGGAAGGGtgatatttcccaaaatattcTTGTTGCCTGtgactttgacatgaaatatacTTATATTCTTTCTGGTTGGGAAGGATCAGCATCAGATGCTCGAATCTTAGACAATGCATTACATAGAGAGGGCGACGGAAAATTGGTGTTGCCACGAGGTAAATATTATCTCGTTGATGCTGGGTATGCTAACCAACAGGGGTTCTTACGTCCATATCGAAACGTTCGATATCATCTGAAGGAGTGGAGAAATATTGATCAGTCACCAACTAATAAAAAGGAATTGTTTAACCTGAgacattcacaattaagaaatgtgattgaacgttcatttggcctcctgaagtcaagattcaagatcctgaaaaaccaGCCAGAATATCCTTTCAAAACACAAGCCAGAATTGTGTTGGCATGTGTGTTGTTGCATAACCAC
It encodes:
- the LOC122065317 gene encoding heterogeneous nuclear ribonucleoprotein Q-like; translation: MPPRAVRRPSTAAALKKKTPVKTPVETKEEPKEAESLQYNANKSTVSSNYEEHRESSPTPKEENEEKEEKDVSIGYHEVDRSERLELEDNYPNSEAEDFVGAHMGMEGEKERYEERNDGDCMMEDLMEGEGEGDERAEEVGLEEEEVHHDVAKEKQERRKRKEFEIFIGGLDRDATEEDLMKVFSQVGEVTEVRLMKNPMTHKNKGFAFLRFATVEQARRAINELKHPTISGKQCGVAPSQDNDTLFVGNICRTWTKEALKEKLAQYGVDNFEDLTLVKDTRNEGMNRGFAFLDFPSRAVALDACKLLQRRDVVFGTDRTAKVSFADTSIEPDDEIMSQVKTIFIDGLPAAWDEDQVEEHLRKYGKIEKVELARYMPAARRTDFGFITFETHDSAVACVEGINNIELGDGDKKVKVRARLSRPRQRGKSVKHARGGYLVGHSDSWGGKAPLRSSMSHTDSWGYAGRSERVTQSRSSYGGGYKQMLGPRDRYPPVDVIPDRVGDRRVSSSRRSYDRMSPGPAYGKISSRRDYVRHDEPFPRSSDYTSAHPGKHPSYRDAYPYRGSGYPDSPPRSTTRGASRRPPPFYAEESYGRPMERPSTYRDSHSRDYPSISGSKRPHSASEELHPRYAESTMRQSQGHYEYEGSSAAMPYNDGAYGSESSRMRRGSHLGYEGGGRSSAVHSYDLYDSRTSGVGYSRDESSRDDAGGMYSSYDRDYMSHDYMSPGDVGAGSYSSSYSSRRMSDSYVSGRGSGSYY
- the LOC122065314 gene encoding uncharacterized protein LOC122065314; its protein translation is MEFDEGYRRRRKIIIFAATAVVIAVDQYIKKYLKKEPYHCEPLRGITETERIISHTDKTCREQIRLSNRAFFSLSHLIREKGLLRDSRSVQVNEQLVMFLHTVGHNVKNRVIAHKFGHSGETVSRYFNIVLGAIIKLYPILLKPPSVAVHHRITNNEGRFYPYFKDCIGAIDGSHIPAWVHLSDHPRFRDRKGDISQNILVACDFDMKYTYILSGWEGSASDARILDNALHREGDGKLVLPREDEEVEEASTSTQSTSHQVNDDVEDDSSDDEDHALENGDWDLFREQIADHMWADWVATDLSNSD